One stretch of Rosistilla oblonga DNA includes these proteins:
- a CDS encoding DUF4013 domain-containing protein, with amino-acid sequence MTIDAELVSDAAPTAVIDIPEDAIGRDLQSDRPAGRWRSVAAGARKWIIVRPFQTASLVVLLAVLAAIPVFQLVALGYLLEVSGRVARSGRLRDGLFLLDQAGRIGTAIVAILVMSLPIRAVATWAEAARLVDPAGNAAGVLQVVGTLLVFAIAAHIGWVWFRGGRFRSYFWPRPIQFLKQVWRPATWVEARDRLWEFVASMQLGKLFWLGTRGMLATVLWLLPPAAILIGTTRDGQTGLAAIVGAVGLILMAIVLLYLPFLQARFAAENRWRAMFEVAPIRAGFAASPIFYWLGLTSTLLFAVPLYLLKIEATQQEVVWLPCILMVAFMLPARLMTGLAVGRGQRRQPGATRWHLLLRISLRLLCLPVIFGYLGIVFLSAFTSWDGLATWVQQHALLVPVPFDAGV; translated from the coding sequence ATGACGATCGATGCGGAACTGGTATCCGACGCGGCACCCACGGCGGTGATCGACATTCCCGAGGACGCCATCGGCCGGGATTTGCAGTCAGATCGGCCGGCGGGGCGTTGGAGATCGGTCGCTGCGGGAGCGCGAAAGTGGATCATCGTCCGTCCTTTTCAGACGGCCAGCCTTGTCGTGCTGTTGGCGGTCCTCGCCGCGATCCCGGTTTTTCAATTGGTCGCGCTCGGGTATTTGTTGGAAGTTAGCGGCCGAGTCGCTCGCAGCGGGCGGCTTCGCGACGGATTGTTCCTGTTGGATCAAGCCGGTCGAATTGGGACGGCGATCGTTGCGATCTTGGTCATGAGTCTGCCGATCCGCGCGGTCGCCACGTGGGCGGAAGCCGCTCGATTAGTCGATCCGGCGGGCAACGCGGCGGGAGTGCTGCAGGTCGTCGGCACGCTGTTGGTCTTTGCGATCGCGGCGCACATCGGTTGGGTCTGGTTTCGCGGCGGTCGTTTCCGAAGCTATTTCTGGCCGCGGCCGATCCAGTTTCTCAAGCAGGTCTGGCGTCCGGCGACTTGGGTCGAAGCCCGCGATCGATTGTGGGAGTTTGTCGCCTCGATGCAGCTTGGCAAATTGTTTTGGCTGGGAACGCGTGGCATGCTGGCGACGGTGCTGTGGCTGTTGCCTCCCGCGGCGATTCTGATCGGCACCACGCGCGATGGCCAGACCGGACTGGCGGCGATCGTCGGCGCCGTCGGTCTCATTTTGATGGCGATCGTGCTGCTGTACCTCCCCTTCCTGCAAGCTCGCTTCGCCGCCGAGAACCGCTGGCGAGCGATGTTCGAAGTGGCACCGATCCGGGCGGGGTTCGCCGCGTCTCCGATCTTCTATTGGCTGGGCCTGACGTCGACGCTACTGTTTGCCGTGCCGCTGTATCTGCTGAAGATCGAAGCGACACAACAAGAGGTTGTATGGTTGCCATGCATCCTGATGGTCGCCTTTATGTTACCCGCTCGGTTGATGACCGGATTGGCGGTGGGGCGAGGTCAACGCCGACAGCCCGGTGCGACGCGGTGGCACCTGTTGCTGCGGATCAGCTTGCGATTGTTATGCTTGCCGGTCATCTTCGGCTATCTGGGAATCGTCTTCCTGTCGGCCTTCACCAGCTGGGACGGGCTGGCGACTTGGGTCCAGCAGCACGCCTTGTTGGTTCCCGTTCCGTTTGACGCGGGCGTTTAG
- a CDS encoding trypsin-like peptidase domain-containing protein has protein sequence MTTLLRSSVICLTTFCTLLAHTAQTAFGSNRDTPVVRVVREASPSVVNIHGHKTVRAGGLPGQGQSFQQVNGMGTGVVIDSRGYVVTNFHVVQDVNDIRVTLADGRPAVARVIAHDLRTDLAVLKIDAREPLPVIRIGTSEDLWVGETVIAIGNAFGYEHTVTQGIVSALHRDVPVNEEQSYTDLIQTSAEINPGNSGGPLLNLDGQMIGINVAVRVGAQGIAFTIPVDQVLDIVSGLIQQKTVNQISHGIRGVTKWKDDESIFEVTSVASGSSAEKEGVGKGDRILQVNGHTVRNHMDFEFSMLELTSRDSIEFEVADSKGDVTLVSLQSRPQTRTTDAISSPVAQRIWTSFGIQGEPVAEATMQDLNRRMETAYGAGLKITSVRPGSQADRQGMQSGDVLLGIRNWQTSNLNDLDYILRSDEFRSGSQSQFFIIRSNKTMIGYLQVAQASRRTTR, from the coding sequence ATGACAACACTTCTACGTAGCAGTGTCATCTGCCTGACAACGTTTTGCACGCTGTTGGCACACACTGCCCAGACGGCTTTCGGCTCAAATCGCGATACGCCGGTTGTCCGGGTCGTTCGCGAAGCGTCTCCATCGGTGGTAAACATCCACGGTCACAAGACCGTGCGTGCCGGTGGCTTGCCTGGCCAAGGCCAATCGTTCCAACAGGTCAACGGCATGGGAACGGGAGTCGTGATCGATTCCCGCGGTTACGTCGTCACCAATTTTCATGTCGTTCAAGACGTCAACGACATCCGCGTCACATTAGCTGACGGACGCCCCGCAGTCGCTCGCGTGATCGCTCACGACCTTCGCACCGACCTGGCAGTCTTAAAGATCGACGCTCGCGAACCGCTGCCGGTGATTCGCATCGGCACCTCCGAAGACCTCTGGGTCGGCGAGACGGTGATCGCGATCGGCAACGCGTTTGGATATGAACATACAGTGACCCAGGGAATCGTCAGCGCGCTGCATCGCGATGTCCCGGTCAACGAAGAACAGAGCTATACCGATTTGATCCAGACCAGTGCAGAGATCAACCCGGGCAACTCCGGCGGTCCGCTGCTGAACCTCGACGGCCAGATGATCGGCATCAATGTCGCCGTCCGCGTCGGAGCTCAAGGGATCGCATTTACGATTCCCGTCGACCAAGTCTTGGACATCGTGTCGGGTTTGATTCAGCAGAAGACAGTCAACCAGATCTCTCACGGGATCCGCGGCGTCACAAAATGGAAAGACGACGAATCGATCTTCGAAGTCACCAGCGTCGCCAGCGGCAGCTCCGCCGAGAAAGAGGGTGTTGGCAAGGGTGACCGCATCCTGCAGGTCAACGGACATACAGTTCGCAACCACATGGATTTCGAATTCTCGATGTTGGAACTGACCTCGCGGGATTCGATCGAATTCGAAGTCGCCGACTCCAAGGGAGACGTGACCTTGGTTTCGTTGCAATCGCGACCTCAGACTCGCACGACCGACGCCATCTCTTCGCCCGTCGCTCAGCGAATCTGGACCAGCTTCGGCATCCAGGGCGAACCGGTCGCAGAAGCGACGATGCAAGACCTGAACCGCCGCATGGAAACCGCCTACGGTGCGGGATTGAAGATCACTTCGGTCCGCCCGGGCAGCCAAGCCGATCGTCAGGGAATGCAATCGGGAGACGTCCTGTTGGGAATCCGCAACTGGCAGACCTCCAACCTGAACGATCTCGATTACATCTTGCGAAGCGACGAATTTCGCAGTGGCAGCCAGTCGCAATTCTTCATCATCCGATCCAACAAGACGATGATCGGATATCTGCAGGTAGCTCAAGCCAGCCGACGGACCACGCGGTAA